In Oxyura jamaicensis isolate SHBP4307 breed ruddy duck chromosome 33, BPBGC_Ojam_1.0, whole genome shotgun sequence, the following are encoded in one genomic region:
- the LOC118155530 gene encoding inhibin beta C chain-like has translation MATRGAGPWLLLAAVLCAAAEPRCPSCGAGAERRLLEEAAKRQLLEKLRLRERPRLAHAVPRAAVARAVRRLQAAGARRGPDAEERGYEIISFAEPEPTSPSRVGLQFQFTHTQDQDVHILQAQLWLYLQVPQDLVANLTLSIFLAGGDGDTVGGNRALLSERRLSAKGSGWRTFSLMPALQSFFRGEHRTLRLELESRGDRGDVVAIVNTTQSHQPFLVAEAKVREPGHRVAKRSLRCSQNSNLCCRKDYYVDFRDIGWNDWIIKPEGYQINYCVGQCPLHVAGSPGMASSFHTAVFNLVKANNIQASGHSCCVPTRRRPLSVLYFDRNSNIVKTDIPDMIVDACGCS, from the exons ATGGCGACGCGGGGCGCGGGTccgtggctgctgctggcggcggTGCTGTGCGCGGCGGCGGAGCCCCGGTGCCCGTCGTGCGGTGCCGGTGCGGAGCggcggctgctggaggaggcggCCAAGCGGcagctcctggagaagctgCGGCTCCGGGAGCGGCCGAGGCTCGCCCACGCCGTGCCCCGAGCCGCCGTGGCCCGCGCCGTGCGGCGCCTGCAAGCGGCCGGTGCTCGCCGGGGCCCCGACGCCGAGGAGCGGGGCTACGAGATCATCAGCTTTGCCGAGCCAG AGCCCACATCTCCCTCTCGCGTGGGGCTGCAGTTCCAGTTCACTCACACGCAAGACCAGGACGTTCACATCCTGCAAGCTCAACTTTGGCTCTACCTGCAAGTTCCCCAAGACTTGGTAGCCAACCTTACCCTGAGCATCTTCCTGGCTGGTGGGGACGGTGACACGGTGGGGGGAAATCGCGCGTTGCTGAGTGAGCGTCGACTGAGCGCCAAGGGCAGCGGCTGGCGCACCTTCTCCCTCATGCCTGCCCTGCAGAGTTTCTTTAGGGGAGAACACAGGACCCTGCGGCTGGAACTGGAAAGCCGTGGGGACAGGGGTGATGTGGTGGCCATAGTCAATACCACCCAGTCCCATCAGCCCTTCTTGGTGGCCGAGGCTAAGGTGCGGGAGCCGGGACACCGTGTGGCCAAGCGCAGCCTCCGCTGCAGCCAGAACTCCAACCTCTGCTGCCGCAAGGACTACTACGTGGATTTCCGTGACATTGGTTGGAACGACTGGATCATTAAGCCCGAGGGCTACCAGATAAACTACTGTGTGGGCCAGTGCCCTCTGCACGTGGCAGGCAGCCCTGGGATGGCATCTTCCTTCCATACAGCTGTCTTCAACCTCGTCAAAGCTAACAACATCCAGGCATCAGGGCACTCCTGCTGTGTGCCCACGCGACGCCGGCCTCTCTCTGTCCTCTACTTTGATCGCAACAGCAACATTGTCAAGACTGACATTCCTGACATGATTGTTGATGCCTGTGGCTGTAGCTAG
- the LOC118155528 gene encoding inhibin beta C chain-like: MTAAVAFLLLSLLRMAAAKGVWCPACGLAALAPTTQRDILIALAKQSILSKLRLPDRPNITQPTSRGALLTALRRMQVQRTDAPIAPGVLRASSVPYPHPVLGVQHYEILSFAESGSSTSRRTLLHFHFAQELGGSTEILQANLYLFWASPGPGTHQVTVKLLQPDLTGLNMTTVSKTWLEVQRAGWATLDVGRAVQSLFSQGSQRLTVELEMVEDSGPPLLAGHSDSHWPFVAAQARDRMPHRVQRRGIDCSGDSRMCCRKEFFVDFKEIGWEDWIIQPEGYHMNYCAGLCPLHMAGIPGLAASFHTAVLNLIKANNADAAVDSCCVPTQRRPLSLLYYDRDSNIVKTDIPDMIVDACGCT, encoded by the exons ATGACGGCCGCGGTGGCTTTCCTGCTCCTGAGCCTTCTGAGGATGGCAGCTGCCAAGGGAGTGTGGTGCCCAGCCTGTGGGCTTGCGGCCCTGGCCCCTACCACGCAGCGGGACATCCTCATCGCGCTGGCGAAGCAGAGCATCCTCTCCAAGCTCCGCTTGCCGGACAGGCCCAACATCACCCAGCCCACGTCCCGGGGGGCCCTGCTGACCGCTCTCCGCAGGATGCAGGTGCAGCGCACCGACGCGCCGATCGCCCCAGGGGTGCTCCGTGCCAGCAGCGTCCCTTACCCACACCCTGTGCTGGGTGTGCAGCACTACGAGATCCTCAGCTTTGCCGAGTCAG GGTCTTCTACTTCCCGCAGAACCCTCCTGCATTTCCACTTTGCCCAGGAGCTGGGTGGGAGCACCGAGATCCTGCAAGCCAACCTCTACCTGTTCTGGGCATCCCCTGGCCCTGGGACACACCAGGTCACAGTGAAGCTTTTGCAGCCAGACCTGACGGGGCTGAACATGACCACGGTCAGCAAGACGTGGCTGGAGGTGCAGAGGGCTGGCTGGGCCACGCTGGATGTGGGCCGAGCTGTCCAGAGCCTCTTCAGCCAAGGGAGCCAGAGGCTGACCGTCGAGCTGGAAATGGTTGAGGACTCCGGGCCTCCCCTTCTGGCTGGCCACAGCGATTCCCACTGGCCATTTGTGGCAGCCCAGGCCCGGGACAGGATGCCCCATCGCGTCCAGCGGCGTGGCATTGACTGCAGCGGGGACTCTCGGATGTGCTGCCGCAAGGAATTCTTCGTGGACTTCAAGGAGATCGGCTGGGAGGACTGGATCATCCAGCCAGAGGGATATCACATGAACTACTGCGCAGGGCTCTGCCCCTTGCACATGGCTGGGATCCCTGGCCTCGCTGCCTCCTTCCACACAGCCGTCCTCAACCTCATCAAAGCCAACAACGCAGACGCAGCCGTGGACTCCTGCTGCGTGCCCACGCAGCGTCGCCCCCTCTCTCTGCTCTACTATGACCGGGATAGCAACATCGTCAAGACCGACATCCCTGACATGATCGTTGATGCCTGTGGCTGTACCTAA